One region of Hymenobacter sediminicola genomic DNA includes:
- a CDS encoding bifunctional 4-hydroxy-2-oxoglutarate aldolase/2-dehydro-3-deoxy-phosphogluconate aldolase, whose product MPRFSSAHALKQARQHPLIPVFYHAQEDYARRVLAACHAAGVRLFEFTNRGSEAHSIFARLQRFVESDFPDLLLGAGTIFTAEEAGRFIEAGADFIIQPVTSPDVAAICRSLDLAWLPGAQTLNEVYEAHRLGATLVKLFPSAYLTPTYLSILRGPLPQVPLMVTGGIQPTIESLAEWKAAGATCVGLDARLLDTDEPARLTAQVRELLGVLTKE is encoded by the coding sequence ATGCCCCGCTTTTCTTCCGCCCACGCCCTCAAGCAGGCCCGGCAGCATCCGCTGATTCCGGTATTTTATCATGCCCAGGAAGACTACGCCCGCCGGGTGCTGGCGGCCTGCCACGCGGCCGGGGTTCGGCTGTTTGAGTTTACCAACCGCGGCTCGGAGGCGCACAGCATTTTTGCGCGGCTGCAGCGTTTCGTAGAGTCCGATTTTCCGGATTTGCTGCTAGGCGCAGGCACCATCTTCACGGCCGAAGAAGCTGGCCGCTTCATCGAGGCCGGCGCCGACTTTATCATCCAACCCGTCACTAGTCCCGACGTGGCCGCCATCTGCCGCAGCCTCGATTTGGCTTGGTTGCCTGGCGCCCAGACCCTGAACGAGGTGTATGAGGCCCACCGCCTGGGCGCGACATTAGTTAAACTGTTTCCCTCAGCCTACCTCACGCCCACCTATCTTAGCATCCTGCGTGGCCCACTGCCACAGGTACCGCTGATGGTTACGGGCGGCATCCAGCCCACTATAGAGAGCCTAGCGGAGTGGAAAGCGGCCGGTGCTACCTGCGTCGGCCTCGATGCGCGCCTGCTCGATACCGACGAACCTGCCCGCCTCACAGCCCAGGTCCGGGAGTTGCTGGGGGTGCTGACAAAGGAATAG
- a CDS encoding NAD(P)/FAD-dependent oxidoreductase translates to MDTNIPVTSQPRIVIVGCGFGGLRLAKDLADAPVQVVIIDRNNYHNFQPLLYQVATGALEADSIAYPIRKIFAGQENLFYRMADVQRVDTAHNTLETNIGSIRYDHLVLATGSLTNFFGIESIEKNAMQIKSVPNALNLRSYLFQNFETAILTEDPAERQALLNVVIVGGGPTGVEIAGSLAEMRNDVLPKDYPELDLQQMQIFIVEADGEVLGPMSKEAQVKSRAYLEDLGVQLRLSRKVQRYEEGKAYISDTEFIPTRCLIWAAGVNGSALEGLAPEVVTRNRRISVNHWNRVEGRKNVYAIGDVANMVSDDMPRGYPMLAPVAIQQAEQLARNFKRLLRGDAPLDFKYTNKGSMAIVGRNRAVVDLPGNHTFGGFFGWLTWLFVHLMTLVGFRNKAVTLISWAISYFSTDKALRLIIRPYKRSDFKDDKGKARAEHNAQTPQYTPSVPTPSAPVVGG, encoded by the coding sequence ATGGATACCAATATTCCAGTTACCTCGCAGCCGCGCATTGTTATTGTCGGGTGCGGTTTTGGTGGGCTGCGTCTGGCCAAGGACCTAGCCGACGCACCCGTGCAGGTAGTCATCATCGACCGGAACAACTACCACAACTTTCAGCCGCTGCTTTACCAAGTGGCTACCGGCGCGCTGGAAGCCGACAGCATTGCCTACCCAATTCGCAAGATTTTCGCCGGCCAGGAAAACCTGTTCTACCGCATGGCCGACGTGCAGCGCGTGGATACAGCCCACAACACTCTCGAAACCAACATCGGCAGCATCCGCTACGACCACCTAGTGCTGGCTACCGGCTCACTCACCAACTTTTTCGGCATTGAGAGCATCGAGAAAAACGCCATGCAGATTAAGAGCGTGCCCAATGCGCTGAACCTGCGCAGCTACCTGTTCCAGAACTTCGAAACCGCCATTCTCACCGAAGACCCCGCCGAGCGGCAGGCCCTGCTGAACGTGGTGATTGTTGGCGGCGGGCCTACCGGCGTAGAAATTGCAGGTTCCCTGGCCGAGATGCGCAACGACGTGCTGCCCAAAGACTACCCCGAGCTGGACTTGCAGCAAATGCAGATATTCATTGTGGAGGCCGACGGCGAAGTGCTGGGGCCGATGTCGAAGGAAGCGCAGGTGAAGTCCCGGGCCTACCTCGAAGACCTGGGCGTGCAGCTGCGGCTCAGCCGAAAAGTGCAGCGCTACGAGGAGGGCAAAGCCTATATTTCAGACACCGAGTTTATCCCGACGCGCTGCCTGATTTGGGCGGCCGGCGTCAACGGCTCGGCGCTGGAAGGGCTGGCACCGGAAGTCGTGACCCGCAACCGGCGCATCAGCGTGAATCATTGGAATCGGGTAGAGGGCCGGAAAAACGTGTACGCCATCGGGGACGTGGCCAATATGGTGAGCGACGATATGCCGCGCGGCTACCCGATGCTGGCGCCTGTGGCCATTCAGCAGGCCGAGCAGTTGGCCCGCAACTTCAAGCGCCTGCTCCGCGGTGACGCCCCCCTGGATTTCAAGTACACCAACAAAGGCTCCATGGCTATTGTAGGGCGCAACCGGGCCGTCGTGGACCTGCCTGGCAACCATACGTTCGGCGGCTTTTTCGGGTGGCTGACCTGGCTGTTTGTGCACCTGATGACGCTAGTGGGCTTCCGCAACAAAGCCGTGACGCTCATCAGCTGGGCCATCAGCTACTTCAGCACCGATAAGGCCCTGCGTCTCATCATCCGCCCTTACAAACGCTCCGATTTCAAGGACGACAAAGGCAAGGCCCGCGCCGAGCATAACGCCCAGACGCCGCAGTACACGCCCTCAGTGCCCACACCCAGCGCCCCGGTAGTAGGAGGGTAG
- a CDS encoding carboxypeptidase-like regulatory domain-containing protein: protein MSVVVRFPSLLAAFALMLLASCWLAPTAARAQGQQRVVQFTGIVATGDSLLGVPGATVFVPKAGRGTATNAYGYFSIPVVAGDSIVIRSLGYRNQYVVIPADYPRQSYSVIVQLREDVTVLPEVRVFPYATEKAFKEAFLALRLPKEKGSSAADNLNQDILRRIFNNAPVTSMGNYRQTLQAQQLDQQRRMGMGPSPYTNNPLLNPFSWLQLIKQVKDGEFKKKEGVDY, encoded by the coding sequence ATGTCTGTAGTAGTTCGATTTCCCTCTTTGCTGGCGGCTTTCGCGCTGATGTTGCTGGCCTCCTGCTGGCTGGCGCCCACGGCGGCGCGGGCGCAGGGCCAGCAGCGTGTGGTGCAGTTCACGGGCATCGTGGCCACCGGCGACTCGCTGCTGGGCGTGCCCGGTGCCACCGTGTTTGTGCCCAAAGCCGGCCGCGGCACCGCCACCAACGCCTACGGTTACTTCTCTATTCCGGTAGTAGCCGGCGACAGTATCGTAATCCGAAGCCTTGGCTACCGCAACCAGTACGTGGTAATTCCGGCCGACTACCCGCGCCAGAGCTACTCCGTAATTGTGCAGCTGCGCGAAGACGTGACGGTGCTGCCCGAGGTGCGGGTGTTCCCATATGCCACCGAAAAAGCCTTCAAAGAAGCCTTCCTGGCTCTGCGCCTACCCAAAGAAAAAGGCTCCAGTGCCGCCGACAACCTCAACCAGGATATTCTGCGGCGCATCTTCAACAATGCGCCCGTTACGAGTATGGGCAATTACCGCCAGACCCTGCAGGCTCAGCAACTCGACCAGCAGCGCCGTATGGGCATGGGCCCTTCGCCGTACACCAACAACCCGCTGCTCAACCCCTTCAGCTGGCTGCAGCTGATTAAGCAGGTGAAAGACGGCGAGTTCAAGAAAAAAGAGGGCGTAGACTACTAG
- a CDS encoding ArsR/SmtB family transcription factor — MRLKHFSVAFGQQLFKAFGDESRVRILHLLWRNQEMCISDLEQVLDFTQTKTSRQLAYLKNASLVNYRRLDNWVFYFIKEEAQDFVQQLLSYMERDAQLQHDQKIYQTLWSNRELAAYKLQNRRWTGIAE, encoded by the coding sequence ATGCGCCTCAAACACTTCAGCGTTGCATTTGGCCAGCAACTCTTCAAAGCTTTCGGCGATGAAAGCCGGGTGCGCATCCTGCATCTGCTCTGGCGCAACCAGGAAATGTGCATTTCCGACCTGGAACAGGTGCTCGACTTCACCCAGACCAAAACGTCCCGGCAATTAGCGTACCTCAAAAATGCAAGCCTGGTGAACTACCGACGCCTCGACAACTGGGTGTTCTACTTCATCAAGGAGGAAGCGCAGGACTTCGTGCAGCAACTGCTGAGCTATATGGAGCGCGACGCCCAGCTGCAGCACGACCAGAAGATTTACCAGACGCTCTGGTCGAACCGCGAGCTGGCCGCGTATAAGCTGCAAAACCGCCGCTGGACCGGCATTGCCGAATAA
- a CDS encoding (2Fe-2S) ferredoxin domain-containing protein produces MLSASVKSAASVIRLFVCTAQKDEVGRDVARALKIELKKQGLKKLLTGGERHKVRVQTCNCLDLCKHCKKGPGAALVIHPEGTVYGDVRPKDAADIVHEHLGEGRVVKRLLLE; encoded by the coding sequence TTGCTTTCTGCTTCCGTGAAATCAGCCGCTTCCGTTATCCGCCTGTTTGTTTGTACTGCTCAAAAAGATGAAGTGGGCCGGGATGTGGCCCGGGCTCTGAAAATCGAGCTAAAGAAACAGGGCCTGAAAAAGCTGCTTACGGGCGGCGAGCGGCATAAAGTGCGCGTGCAAACCTGCAACTGCCTCGACCTTTGTAAGCACTGCAAGAAAGGCCCCGGCGCAGCCCTCGTCATTCATCCCGAAGGAACAGTATATGGCGACGTACGGCCCAAAGATGCTGCTGATATCGTGCACGAACACTTAGGCGAAGGCCGGGTTGTTAAAAGACTGCTACTTGAGTAA
- a CDS encoding YjjG family noncanonical pyrimidine nucleotidase, with translation MKYQHIFFDLDHTLWDFETNADETLRHLFELHDLGRYGTFTVEEFIRVYSDINHALWRLYQGGKITQTQLRSVRFVRTLAKLGVPEEEVPADISRQFTDILPQKTAVFPYTYEVLDYLRAKGYKLHLITNGFRDIQYIKLNSSNLTDYFQEIVTSECCGHLKPDSRIYQHALERTGATAPESIMIGDNLECDVLGAYNAGLDQVYFNPEKRRHFAQTTYEISCLSELKHIL, from the coding sequence GTGAAGTACCAGCACATTTTCTTCGACCTCGACCACACGCTCTGGGACTTCGAAACCAACGCCGACGAAACCCTACGTCACCTGTTTGAACTGCATGACCTGGGTCGCTACGGCACCTTCACGGTAGAAGAATTTATCCGGGTCTATTCCGATATCAACCACGCGCTGTGGCGCTTATACCAGGGCGGCAAAATCACGCAGACCCAGCTGCGCTCCGTGCGCTTTGTGCGGACATTAGCCAAGTTGGGTGTGCCCGAAGAGGAAGTACCGGCTGATATTTCCAGGCAGTTCACCGACATTCTGCCCCAGAAAACGGCCGTATTCCCCTACACCTACGAGGTGCTGGATTACCTCCGGGCCAAAGGCTATAAGCTGCACCTGATTACCAACGGCTTCCGCGACATCCAATACATCAAGCTCAACTCTTCCAACCTGACGGATTACTTTCAGGAAATCGTAACGTCAGAGTGTTGCGGACACCTCAAGCCCGATAGCCGCATCTACCAGCACGCGTTGGAGCGCACCGGCGCCACTGCCCCGGAAAGCATTATGATTGGCGACAATCTGGAGTGCGACGTGCTAGGCGCCTACAATGCCGGCCTCGACCAAGTGTACTTCAATCCCGAAAAGCGCCGCCACTTCGCCCAGACCACCTACGAAATAAGCTGCTTGAGCGAGTTGAAGCACATTTTATAG
- the pruA gene encoding L-glutamate gamma-semialdehyde dehydrogenase has product MANGFFNVPTPINEPVKGYAPNSPERVELLKTLRELKQQKRDIPMHIGGQEIRTGNKKDITPPHDHQHVLGQFHEGDASHVAQAIDAALAARPLWAEMPWEHRAAIFLKAADLLAGPYRARINAATMLGQSKNAFQAEIDAACELIDFFRFNVHFMQQIYQQQPESLPGMWNRLEHRPLEGFVFALTPFNFTSIAANLPASVAMMGNVVVWKPSNTQIYSAQVLMELFKEAGVPDGVINLVYVDGPTAGDVIFKHRDFAGIHFTGSTGVFQNIWKTIGQNIASYKSYPRIVGETGGKDFILAHPSAHAKAVAVGMSRGAFEYQGQKCSAASRVYLPSNLADEILGYVKEDLASFKMGDVEDFSNFINAVIDEKSFDKLAKYIDGAKADPNAEIVAGGGYDKSKGYFIEPTVIVTKDPKYVTMCEELFGPVLTVHIYDADKFDEVLELVDTTSPYALTGAIFSQDRYAIDHASKKLVHAAGNFYINDKPTGAVVGQQPFGGARASGTNDKAGSMLNLLRWVSPRAIKETFVPVTDYRYPFLGSAPAEDLNRDKGL; this is encoded by the coding sequence ATGGCCAACGGCTTTTTCAACGTCCCGACCCCGATAAACGAGCCCGTAAAGGGCTACGCCCCCAACTCGCCTGAGCGGGTGGAGCTGCTCAAGACCCTGCGGGAGCTAAAGCAGCAGAAGCGCGACATTCCGATGCACATCGGCGGCCAGGAAATCCGCACCGGCAACAAGAAAGATATTACCCCGCCCCACGACCACCAGCACGTGCTGGGCCAGTTCCACGAAGGCGACGCCTCGCACGTAGCGCAGGCCATTGACGCGGCGTTGGCCGCCCGCCCGCTGTGGGCCGAAATGCCCTGGGAGCACCGCGCCGCCATCTTCCTGAAGGCCGCCGACCTGCTTGCCGGCCCCTACCGGGCGCGCATCAACGCGGCCACCATGCTGGGCCAGAGCAAGAACGCCTTCCAGGCCGAAATCGACGCGGCCTGCGAGCTGATCGACTTTTTCCGGTTCAATGTGCATTTCATGCAGCAGATCTACCAGCAGCAGCCCGAGAGCCTGCCTGGTATGTGGAACCGCCTAGAGCACCGCCCGCTGGAAGGCTTCGTGTTTGCCCTCACGCCCTTCAACTTCACCTCCATTGCCGCCAACCTGCCCGCCTCGGTAGCCATGATGGGCAACGTAGTGGTGTGGAAGCCTTCCAACACGCAGATCTACTCGGCCCAGGTGCTGATGGAGCTGTTCAAAGAAGCCGGCGTGCCAGACGGCGTCATCAACTTGGTGTACGTGGACGGCCCCACCGCCGGCGACGTTATATTCAAGCACCGCGACTTTGCCGGCATCCACTTCACCGGCTCCACCGGCGTGTTCCAGAACATCTGGAAGACTATCGGCCAGAACATTGCCTCTTACAAGAGCTACCCGCGCATCGTGGGTGAAACCGGTGGCAAGGACTTCATCTTGGCCCACCCCTCGGCGCACGCCAAGGCCGTGGCCGTGGGCATGAGCCGGGGCGCGTTTGAGTACCAAGGCCAGAAATGCTCGGCGGCTTCGCGGGTGTACCTGCCCTCCAACCTGGCCGACGAAATCCTGGGCTACGTGAAGGAAGATCTGGCCTCGTTCAAGATGGGCGACGTGGAGGACTTCTCGAACTTCATCAACGCCGTTATCGACGAGAAATCCTTCGATAAGCTGGCCAAGTACATCGATGGCGCCAAGGCTGATCCGAACGCCGAAATCGTGGCCGGCGGCGGCTACGACAAGTCGAAAGGCTACTTCATCGAGCCCACCGTCATCGTGACCAAGGACCCGAAGTACGTGACCATGTGCGAGGAGCTGTTCGGCCCCGTGCTCACCGTGCACATCTACGACGCCGACAAGTTCGACGAGGTGCTGGAACTGGTGGATACGACTTCGCCCTATGCCCTCACCGGCGCCATCTTCTCGCAGGACCGCTACGCCATCGACCATGCCTCGAAGAAGCTGGTGCACGCGGCCGGCAACTTCTACATCAACGACAAGCCGACCGGCGCGGTAGTTGGCCAGCAGCCCTTCGGCGGCGCCCGCGCCTCCGGCACCAACGATAAGGCCGGCTCTATGCTGAACCTGCTCCGTTGGGTGTCGCCGCGCGCCATCAAGGAAACCTTCGTGCCCGTCACGGATTACCGCTACCCATTCCTAGGCTCGGCTCCAGCTGAGGATCTGAATCGGGACAAGGGCCTGTAG
- a CDS encoding NADH-quinone oxidoreductase subunit A, whose translation MLLAVPTQYQPQDFLPIVVQFVLAVAFVAFAMITSHLLGPRRKSVVKDEAFECGIESVGNARTPISVKYFLTAILFVLFDVEVIFMYPWAVNFRQLGTTGFYQMLVFLALLMAGFAYVIKKGVLRWNEAR comes from the coding sequence ATGCTTCTCGCCGTTCCGACCCAATATCAGCCCCAGGATTTCCTGCCCATCGTGGTGCAGTTTGTGCTGGCCGTGGCCTTTGTGGCCTTCGCCATGATTACGTCCCACCTACTGGGCCCACGTCGCAAGAGCGTGGTGAAGGACGAAGCCTTCGAGTGCGGCATCGAGTCGGTGGGTAACGCCCGCACCCCGATTTCGGTGAAATACTTCCTCACGGCCATTCTGTTCGTGCTTTTCGACGTGGAAGTTATCTTCATGTACCCTTGGGCCGTGAACTTCCGCCAGCTGGGCACCACCGGCTTCTACCAGATGCTGGTGTTCTTGGCGTTGCTGATGGCCGGCTTCGCCTACGTGATTAAAAAAGGTGTTCTGCGCTGGAACGAAGCCCGTTAA
- a CDS encoding NADH-quinone oxidoreductase subunit B: MDTRVPEIKTVDAPDGLEGAGFFATSLEKVVGIARANSLWPLPFATSCCGIEFMATMGSRYDISRFGSERPSFSPRQADLLMVMGTIAKKMAPIVKQVYEQMAEPRWVLAMGACASSGGIFDTYSVLQGIDRIIPVDVYVPGCPPRPEQVLDGLMRIQDLAKNESFRRRNSPEYQALLASYNIK; this comes from the coding sequence ATGGATACTCGAGTTCCTGAAATCAAAACGGTAGACGCGCCCGACGGCCTAGAAGGCGCCGGTTTCTTCGCTACCTCGCTGGAGAAAGTGGTGGGCATTGCCCGCGCCAACTCGCTCTGGCCCTTGCCCTTCGCCACCTCCTGCTGCGGCATCGAGTTCATGGCCACCATGGGCTCCCGCTACGATATTTCCCGCTTCGGCTCGGAGCGCCCCAGCTTCTCGCCCCGGCAGGCCGATCTGCTGATGGTGATGGGCACCATTGCCAAGAAGATGGCGCCCATCGTGAAGCAGGTGTACGAGCAGATGGCCGAGCCCCGCTGGGTGCTGGCCATGGGTGCCTGCGCCTCCTCGGGCGGCATTTTCGACACCTACTCCGTGCTCCAGGGCATCGACCGGATCATTCCGGTAGACGTGTACGTGCCCGGCTGCCCACCCCGCCCCGAGCAGGTGCTCGACGGCCTGATGCGCATCCAGGACCTGGCCAAAAACGAATCCTTCCGCCGCCGCAACTCGCCCGAGTATCAGGCCCTGCTGGCGTCTTACAATATCAAGTAA
- a CDS encoding NADH-quinone oxidoreductase subunit C — MADQNESTPAQEQAAAQDPAAQKNAQLLALLHRLFGADAFTDVEEPYGLLTATTTREQIHGIIEGLQKDEELQLNFLTTMCGMHWPEKKDQELGIVYHLHSLTQNIRLRLKIFFPIADPVAPTLTDLYSAANWMEREAFDFYGIIFPGHPNLMRILNVEDMDYHPMRKEYALEDGTREDKTDLFFGR, encoded by the coding sequence ATGGCTGACCAGAACGAATCCACCCCGGCTCAGGAACAGGCTGCCGCCCAGGACCCGGCCGCGCAGAAAAACGCGCAGCTGCTGGCGCTGCTGCACCGCCTGTTCGGGGCCGACGCCTTCACCGACGTGGAGGAGCCCTACGGCCTGCTGACGGCTACCACCACCCGGGAGCAGATTCACGGCATCATCGAAGGCCTGCAGAAGGATGAGGAGTTGCAGCTCAACTTCCTGACTACCATGTGCGGCATGCACTGGCCCGAGAAGAAGGATCAGGAGCTGGGTATTGTGTACCACCTGCATAGCCTGACGCAAAACATCCGGCTGCGCCTGAAGATCTTCTTCCCGATTGCCGACCCGGTTGCCCCAACGCTGACCGACCTCTACTCCGCCGCCAACTGGATGGAGCGCGAGGCCTTCGACTTCTACGGCATCATCTTCCCCGGCCACCCCAACCTCATGCGCATCCTCAACGTGGAGGACATGGACTACCACCCGATGCGCAAGGAGTACGCCCTGGAAGACGGCACCCGCGAAGACAAAACCGACCTGTTCTTCGGACGATAA
- a CDS encoding NADH-quinone oxidoreductase subunit D — translation MAVNDTLEGTHKIIESAREQQPNLNPLAPTVNDFNQELTTLNLGPTHPATHGIFQNILQMDGERIISGVPTIGYIHRAFEKIAERRPFYQITTLTDRMNYCSSPINNFGWHMTVEKLLGVEVPKRAQYIRVILMELARITDHLICNGILGVDTGAFTGFLYLMDEREKVYEIYEELCGARLTTNMGRVGGMERDLSDVAIAKLRAWLKTFPAVMAEFEKMFNRNRIFMDRVVDVGGISAERALNYGFTGPNLRAAGVDYDVRVMNPYSSYQDFEFEIPVGTKGDTYDRFMVRNEEIWQSLRIITQALENLPEGPYHADAPHFYLPPKQAVYQNMEALIYHFKIVMGEIDAPVGEVYHSVEGGNGELGFYLVSDGGRTPYRLHFRRPCFIYYQAYTEMVVGQTLSDAIVTLSSMNVIAGELDA, via the coding sequence ATGGCAGTAAACGACACGCTGGAAGGCACCCATAAAATCATCGAGTCGGCCCGGGAGCAGCAGCCCAACCTGAATCCGCTGGCCCCGACCGTCAACGACTTCAACCAGGAGCTCACCACGCTGAACCTGGGCCCCACGCACCCCGCTACCCACGGCATCTTCCAGAATATTCTGCAGATGGACGGGGAGCGGATCATTTCCGGCGTGCCCACCATCGGCTACATCCACCGGGCCTTCGAGAAGATTGCCGAACGCCGGCCCTTCTACCAGATTACCACCCTCACCGACCGGATGAACTACTGTTCGTCGCCCATCAACAACTTTGGGTGGCACATGACGGTGGAGAAGCTGCTCGGCGTGGAGGTGCCTAAGCGCGCCCAGTACATCCGGGTAATTCTGATGGAGCTGGCCCGCATCACCGACCACCTGATCTGCAACGGCATTCTGGGCGTGGACACGGGCGCTTTCACCGGCTTCCTCTACCTGATGGATGAGCGGGAAAAGGTGTACGAGATTTACGAGGAACTGTGCGGCGCCCGCCTGACCACTAACATGGGCCGCGTAGGTGGCATGGAGCGCGACCTTTCCGACGTAGCTATTGCCAAGCTGCGGGCCTGGCTGAAAACCTTCCCGGCCGTGATGGCGGAGTTCGAGAAGATGTTTAATCGTAACCGCATCTTCATGGACCGGGTGGTAGACGTGGGCGGCATCTCGGCCGAGCGCGCCCTCAACTACGGCTTCACCGGCCCCAACCTGCGCGCCGCCGGCGTCGATTACGACGTTCGGGTGATGAACCCTTACTCCAGCTACCAAGACTTCGAGTTCGAAATTCCGGTAGGCACCAAGGGCGACACCTACGACCGGTTCATGGTGCGCAACGAGGAAATCTGGCAGAGCCTGCGCATCATCACGCAGGCCCTGGAAAACCTGCCTGAAGGCCCCTACCACGCCGACGCCCCCCACTTCTACCTGCCGCCCAAGCAGGCCGTATACCAGAACATGGAGGCCCTCATCTATCACTTCAAGATTGTGATGGGCGAGATTGATGCCCCCGTGGGCGAGGTCTACCACTCGGTAGAAGGCGGCAACGGCGAGTTGGGTTTCTACCTGGTTTCCGATGGGGGCCGCACGCCCTACCGCCTGCACTTCCGCCGGCCCTGCTTCATCTACTACCAGGCCTATACCGAAATGGTGGTGGGCCAGACCCTCTCCGACGCCATCGTGACGCTGTCATCGATGAACGTAATTGCCGGGGAGCTCGACGCGTAG
- the nuoE gene encoding complex I 24 kDa subunit family protein has protein sequence MESTATKPQFSEAAKAEIARICKQYPEERRKSAMLPVLHIAQAEFGGWVSPEVQDLVAEVLGVAPIEVYEVSSFYTMFNLKPVGKHVLEICRTGPCMLRGSDELTQHLERITGAKVGGPASEDGLFTLKEVECLAACGFAPVVQVREKYYEQLDTQESVDAMLSELRNQVHRPALPWEETGLPNAVANN, from the coding sequence ATGGAATCGACTGCTACCAAGCCGCAATTCTCCGAAGCCGCGAAGGCTGAAATTGCGCGCATCTGCAAGCAATACCCGGAGGAGCGCCGCAAATCGGCCATGCTGCCGGTACTGCACATTGCCCAGGCCGAATTTGGCGGCTGGGTAAGCCCCGAAGTGCAGGATCTGGTGGCCGAAGTGCTGGGCGTGGCCCCGATTGAGGTATACGAGGTGTCGTCGTTCTACACCATGTTCAACCTCAAGCCGGTAGGTAAGCACGTGCTGGAAATCTGCCGCACCGGCCCCTGCATGCTGCGCGGCTCCGACGAGCTGACGCAACACTTGGAGCGCATCACCGGCGCTAAAGTAGGCGGTCCGGCTTCCGAAGATGGCCTGTTCACGCTGAAGGAAGTAGAGTGCTTGGCTGCCTGCGGCTTTGCGCCTGTGGTACAGGTGCGTGAGAAGTACTACGAGCAACTGGACACCCAGGAATCGGTGGATGCCATGCTCTCGGAGTTGCGCAACCAGGTGCACCGCCCGGCGCTGCCCTGGGAAGAAACCGGCCTCCCGAACGCAGTGGCCAACAACTAA